Within Planococcus citri chromosome 2, ihPlaCitr1.1, whole genome shotgun sequence, the genomic segment gttttaatttagttattttcaattgtttccaTCAGCGGGTGGtttaattaaagaaaaattgagaaaaatatgatttttaacaaaaacatGCAATAAATGTTCTTTTCAAGATGATaagcacttgaaaattgaaattaatcgtttttgaaaatgaaacttatCCAATAACAATTGCAAAAAGGCAACATTGAAAATCTTATCTAGgatttttgtgtttatttatCATTCTGTTCAGtcagaattttggaatttggcgtcgaccgtatataatggacgaataattcaacggtgaaaaaatgacaaaatgtgacggctagattttggatgcagaatcctggaaaccttctgctcatgcgccaaacaagacgcttacggtgctggtggagagagagacggtttactCGTTGAACATGGGCTGAACCAgggaaccgtctctctctccaccagtgccgtaagcatcatgtttggcgcatgtgcagaacgtttccaggattctgcatccaaaatgtggccgtcatttcctgcgatttgaattattcgtccattatatacggtcgacggaatttggaaaatttgttcgcgagtgttttttaattaaaaaattggttgttctttgaaattttgatacgtTTTTGTAGTCAAGATGAAGCATAAAGTTTCAAACCAAGCTTAGTTACCGTATCGATGATTATTCCAGCGATGGCTGAACGCGATTGCATCGCAGCTTACCTTACGGATGATATCCTGGATATTTTATTCACTTACTTAAATTtagaagattttaaaaattgtgcgtTAGTATGTCGTAATTGGTACAGATATTTCCAACAAGAGAACAGTTTACCATGGCGGGTACAGTGTGGTAAAATTCTCCCCGAAGGAACATCCGCTGGAATTCTGTGTTCGTTGAAAACTTGCAAAAGTAAAGTTCGAGCCTATGCTCATGCATGGAATGCGAACGATtgttcgaaaaatatatttgttAAACCCGATGGATTCACACTGCATAGGAATCCTGTTGCTCAAAGTACTGACGCTATTCGAGCGAAAAACGGATTCAATCATGGCAGACATATATGGGAGGTTAAATGGGGAAGTCCATTAGGAACCGTCGCCGTAGTCGGTGTTGCTACCAAAGATGCTTCATTGCAATGTAATGGATACGTGCCGCTTATTGGGAACAACGAATATAGTTGGGGTTGGAATTTAGTGGAGAATAATCTAATGCATAAGGGTAAATTATGTGGTAGTTACCCTCTGTTACCCAACGCTCCAAAATATGAGGTATATTAAATCAGAAGTGAGTCCAATTTGTGGTCtagaatttaattaattttccattttatcagGTTGACGAGAAAATACGAGTCATTTTGGATTGCGAACGTGGCACTttggcatttgaaaaaaatcacgaattccTAGGTGTTGCATttaaaagtatgtacctaataaatttttatgtactaatttttttttaaattattaatttgctTGCGTCACTTACAGATTTACCCCGAAATAAACGATTGTATCCTGCTGTTTCAGCCGTGTATGGTAATAGTGAAATAATTATGATTTACCTCGGAGAGCCGTACGATGGCTAAATACGATAATCAAGCGAACATTTTAGTTCATTATATTAATTCCATgtacaagtttttgaaagagATTTAAtggaattaatttcaaaagcaATCGTGTTAGATACAAAAATGGAACGATGAAAAAGTTGGTGTTGAAAAACACATTATAGATCTTCGAAAGTACGAGAAGATGATGTTTTCTTTGAATCCTCGCACTGGCATTGCTTTTGCATCTTATTTTGTTTTACTTCTTCCATGCCTGGCCTCACGGTGATATTTTTCGCAACGAATTTCTTGCTGT encodes:
- the Fsn gene encoding F-box/SPRY domain-containing protein 1, whose protein sequence is MIIPAMAERDCIAAYLTDDILDILFTYLNLEDFKNCALVCRNWYRYFQQENSLPWRVQCGKILPEGTSAGILCSLKTCKSKVRAYAHAWNANDCSKNIFVKPDGFTLHRNPVAQSTDAIRAKNGFNHGRHIWEVKWGSPLGTVAVVGVATKDASLQCNGYVPLIGNNEYSWGWNLVENNLMHKGKLCGSYPLLPNAPKYEVDEKIRVILDCERGTLAFEKNHEFLGVAFKNLPRNKRLYPAVSAVYGNSEIIMIYLGEPYDG